A stretch of Nilaparvata lugens isolate BPH chromosome 12, ASM1435652v1, whole genome shotgun sequence DNA encodes these proteins:
- the LOC111058890 gene encoding ERI1 exoribonuclease 3, with translation MMLRKLALLTSNCLCKRSSKVSFIDTIFFNISNRSVQLDSVKFRYTKKDKKFYRFKKSEDTVKQIYDAFLILDFESTCMEGFGTLKEQEIIEFPCLWLDGKTLQVTSQFHQFVKPKLCEQLDPFCVTLTGINDDTLADQPHFETVLKDFLDWFEQQKTVNNAEKPVFVTSGDWDLKVMLPMQCQHSDIPVPTQMTKWINIKESFSISTGTYPYGLKHMLEILELPFEGRLHSGIDDCKNIANIVKKLAEGGLVLGAT, from the coding sequence ATGATGCTTCGTAAACTTGCTCTCCTCACTTCTAACTGTCTCTGTAAGCGTTCATCGAAGgtttcatttattgatactaTTTTCTTTAATATTTCCAATAGAAGTGTGCAATTAGATTCTGTCAAATTCCGTTATACGAAAAAAGATAAGAAGTTTTATagatttaaaaaatcagaagaCACTGTAAAACAAATATATGACGCATTCCTGATATTAGATTTTGAAAGCACATGTATGGAAGGATTTGGCACGTTGAAAGAGCAGGAAATAATCGAGTTTCCATGTCTGTGGTTAGATGGCAAAACTTTGCAAGTGACTTCACAGTTTCATCAGTTTGTTAAACCAAAACTTTGTGAACAATTGGATCCATTCTGTGTTACGCTCACTGGAATAAACGACGATACTCTTGCCGACCAACCTCACTTTGAAACAGTGCTCAAAGACTTCCTGGACTGGTTCGAGCAACAAAAAACTGTCAACAATGCCGAGAAACCAGTGTTTGTCACTTCCGGGGACTGGGATCTGAAAGTGATGTTGCCAATGCAATGTCAGCACTCCGATATACCAGTTCCCACCCAAATGACAAAATGGATAAATATAAAAGaatctttttcaatttcaaccGGTACTTATCCTTATGGACTGAAGCATATGTTGGAAATTCTAGAACTTCCTTTCGAGGGACGGCTACATAGTGGAATAGATGATTGTAAAAATATAGCGAATATTGTTAAGAAACTAGCTGAAGGCGGATTAGTTCTTGGAGCAACATAA